The window GTGTTGGGACCagaaggaaaaggggggagaggGTGTTTGGATTGGGGAGAAGCGGGAGGGGTGGCAAGGCAACAGAGACGGGAAGGATGGTAAAAATAAAGGGAGCAGAAAGCAGGAATGCAACAGGAAACTGGGAGTGAGGAGAGGGGACACGGGACGGGGGGAGAGGCGGGAAGGAAAGGGAGTGAGAAGAGGGTCCCACGGATGGGGGAAGGCAGGAGGACGCTTGTTTCCCAAACCTTGCTCCGATACCCCTCAAAGCCCCACAGGCTCTCGGCACCTCAATTTTAGGGGTATGGAGGAAGAAAGAGAGCACTTTTTCACAAGTGGGCAGGGAAGGGATGGCTGGAAACTGCCCATCTCCATAGCTCCAGCCTCCCTCTGTGTCCCAGAACGTCTGCTTGGAAAAATATCCTTGTTGTACAGAGATATGACTGTGTATATatagcagccagcagcacaggagtCAGATTTAGGCATCTGCCTACTGCCCGGCACGGCTCCAGGGAAGCTGAGggaggcccagcccagccagccaagctcctttcccccttccccaagagcctgtccctgctggctttcctcatCCCAAAGCAGTCACCCAACAGGGGAACTCTGCCTCCCTTCCTTCGGGGAAAGGGAGGTTTTTCATCACTCAGGAAGGCTGGGAAAGCCTTTCTGGCCACCCACTGCCATTTCCACCCGCTCTTCCTGCTGTTGAGACCACCCCAAATTTCTTTTGCAGTATGTCCCCTTTGGGGGAGGGAAGAGGCTGCTTTCAGCAGCTCTATCCAACTAGACATCTGGATTATTTTCCCCTCCTTTCTGGTTTCCGCTCTTCCCAGCAAGCAGAACAGCGCTGGCCATTCCCAGCTAGTGGAAAACCAGTGGTAACCAGCTGAACTCGGGGGGGAAcaggctgggaggaggaggaggagtgctggCAGTGGGTCTTTGAAGGCAGGGGCCCTCCCAGAGGAGGCAAGAAGGAAGCCAGAGGGAGTATGCCAGGGAAGGGGAGGCCGTGGTGGGCTGTGGGCTTGGCTTGCCAGGAGCTGGCGAACACCAAGGGCTGCCAGATGGAAGCAGTGGCACCCAGAAAGAGAGAGGGCCAGGCAGAGGGTCCCTTTGCCCAGTGGAGGAAAGGACAGCACCCAGGTCACCCTTTGCCCACAGAATCACGAGTTCCCCTGGCCTGGAGGAGTCTGTTCGGGTGAAGGGGAGGGCTCAAAGGGGGCAGGGAGCCACTCCAGgggcagaaggaaagaaaagaaggagGGAGAATGGAAGGAGGAAAAGCCCAACAGGCCTGCCAGAAACCTGCCATCCAGGTAGGGCTGGGCACCAGCTGCttcactccctccctccctctctccctccctcctcttcccagcACTTGCTGCCTGCCAGCAGGCAAGGAGAGCCAGGGGCCAGGAGTTGCTGGCTTGCTTCCCTGTGGTGACCAAGGGACAAGGAAGGAGAAACACTTTCCTCCACCCCACTCCCTCACTCAGTAGTTGTCCAGATAGGGAACAAGGGGATGCTCTCCTCCCACGTCCCCCCTTTTCCTTGcctccccaccccatcccaagGTGTGATGTCCCACATAGGGGGGTGCAGGGCAGCTGTGTTGTGGGGGGATCTGGGGTGGGGGTAGGAGTAGCCCTGGCTGGTGCAGTAAATGCTAAAGGGGTCAGTCCCCACTTTGGGTTTCTCAGGGGCTCCATCGTGCAGAGGAAGGGAAAAACTTGAGTGCTGTAGCTCACCTAATCCCCTCTGCCAGAGTCACGTGCTTTCCTTGGGAGATCCTGGGGACAGCTCAAAAATATGGTTGCATCTCTCTCCCTGTGCTCCCAAGACCCCAGTTGTGCTGCAGGCACCATCCCAGTAGTTTCCTTTGCACTCCAGGAGAGCCCTGACCCAATGGCTGTGGGTGGGCCTTCACCACAGAAAGGAAATAGCTCCCCAGTTGTGCCCTTACCCCAAATCTGCCACGTGCCTGGTTTGCTGCAAGGCAGCACTGCATGGTGTCTGTGGGCAGGAGGACGACATGAGCTACAGGACCTGGGGGCCAGCAGGAACCCAGCCTGCCGCcactctgtccctgctgccatcagctgctgccaccccaggAGGCCACTGCCACCCTGGGAGGCAGCCAATGgcgctgggcactgctgggggaggTTTGTTTTCCCTTCCCCAGTCATTAACCCCAGGCAGATAAGAGAGGCCCCGGGTGAGCAAACAAGGCCAGGGCAAAGCAAAAATGCATCTAGCCAGCCAGGAAAGCAATTTCATGTCCAGGATCCCCTTCTCCAGGGCCTTTGCcgtcctggcactgcctggctgcTCCAAGGCGATGCACAGACAAGCAGGAGAGGCAGGGAATGTGGCAGGGAAAGCCATGCAGCACTGGGGGACCCAGCACACGCAGATAAGAGATGTGGCTCCTGCGTCATCGCTTGGCATGCTGTcctccacagccagccctgctgcaggactCAGCTCTGTCTGATGGCCCAGGCACAGAACTGAGCCCAGGGAAGGATGCGTCCCCAGCTGGCTTCCCAGGCCACCAACACTCTGAGATGTCCCAAATCCTCTCCTTTCCCCAGCCCACCCTCTCCCACTTGCTATGCACGCCAACAGGGGATCTGCTGATCTGACAGTCCTCCCCACTGACTGGGAGGTCATCACCCTGCCGTGCATCCAGTGCatccagctgctgcttcctgccTGCCCCTCGTTGCCTCTGGGACCTGCCTGAGTGGAGGGACccatcccaccttctcctccagccTCAGGCAATCCCcttgccgtgcctcagtttcccctgtcTGCAGAGCGGCTGCCCTCCCCACACTGCCAACTCCCTGCTTCTCCAATATGTCTGCCCAGCTCCCAGGGACCCAGCCAGTGAAGGACAAACAAAGCAATATACAAATACTGCATTTTTGCTTCCCACCACTCCTCCCGAGAAGCACATGGGCCCCAGGCCTCACCCTCTCCTCAAGGGTTCATCTGAATagcaaaaaggagggagaggtttCTCGCcccaggagctggggcagccaagcAGGGCATTGCTCTGGGAGGAGGTTCTGCCTCGGAGGGAAATCCTCGGCCTGTGTTGTGGTGTGGGTCTGGCAAAGCTGCTTTGCAGACGGGAAACTAAGGCATACTGAGGTAGGTCAGCAAGGTGAGGGAGAGCGCATGTTTTTGGAGGAAAgcctttttcttcctccccaggagaagggccagATAAAGGGGCAGCCAGTAGCAAGCTCGCCACTGCCTTTTGCACTGCCTTTAACCTCCTCAGGCAGTTCTGTGGATACAGCCAATGGGATTGGGAACATCCTGTCCAAGGCTTTCACTGTTCCTCTTGCCTTATTTAGGTGGCCAACAAGGGGACCAATGCTCTTGCCCTGCCAGTCCACCTGAAGCTCCCTTTGCTGCCTGCTGTCCCATCCATGACTGGCTCCCACTCACCCAGCGACAGTAGAGGACAGCAGATTAACCTCTAAGTCTACGACCAGACACATCCTTCAGTGACCTCCGCAGAACAGGGGGTGACCCAGACACCCCCTGGGGACATCTGCGTGCCACCACTATCCTCACCACTGGGGACGTACCCTCTGAGGGTGATTTCATGAGCTCGACGTAGCACAGGGAAGCGGGAAACCTGCCGAGAGATAAAGTGCCATGCACCGTCACCCCAAGAGCATCGGAGCAGAAGCAATGGGGAGGCTGGGGAAGTGACAGAGCACCCCAGTGCCGGAAGCCTGGTGAGGGCTGATTTTTGGAGCTTCTTCAAAGGCAGGCTGAAGGGTGCAACATGAGCCTGGGGAAGCTGCCGGTGCTGAGCTGGGTGTCAGGCTCCCACGGCAAGCGGCGGCTGAAGTCGGAGCTGACGCCGGACATGATCAGCCCGCCGCTGGGCGATTTCCGGCACACCATGCACGTGGGGCGCGGCGGCGACGTCTTCGGGGACACCTCCTTCCTCAGCAACCACGGCGGGGCCGACGCCGCCAAGCCCAACAGCTTCCTGGCGCGGACGCTGCGGCACGTGCGCCGCAGCCCGCTGAAGAGACGGGGCAGCGGGGGCCAGGTGGGCGCCtcgcccgcgccccccgccgtCTCGCCCATCATCAAGAACGCCGTCTCGCTGCCGCAGCTCAACGAGGCCATGTATGATGGAGACAGCACCAGCAGGGGCTTGACCAGCAAGTTCTCCTTCAAAAGTACCTCCAACAGCTTCTCCAAAACACACCAGGCCTATGGTGAGTGCAGCATGAGGCCCAGGCTGGTGCCCTGGTACTGAGCACCCTCTGCAGCCCTTCTCCATTGctccatgcctcagtttcctccACAGTGAGGAACTTAAGGTTTTAAGGAGGAATGGGATATTTGTGACTGCCTGGTCTTGACAATCGCTCCAAGCAGATAATCCTAACCTTCCTCCTGCCCTTGGAAGGTCTCCTTCCAGGGTGTCCCTCAAAGCGGGGCAGGGATGGTTTCTCTGTTTCTGCCCCTCTCCTGCAGCGCCacacagctggcagcctgtgtgcagTACCTGTAAGGGAGCACCCCCCATCTGCCTTTTTACTTGAGCAGCCTCCCTGAGGAAGCCAAAAAGGTGCTGGGACAGAGCAGCAATTCCCACTCCAAAGTAGTGAGGTCAAGGGGACCCACAGCATGGCCTTCCCCACCTCCACACAGATGCTCCAACCCTGTCCCTAGCTGTGCCAGCCTCTACATCTCCATATGCTGCTCCTTAGGGATTCCATACACCCTTCTCCACCGTGTccacatccctccctgccagccagggTGCCCTTTGGGGAAGGGTTGTGGGAAGGACATCTGTAtggctcctctccagcctcacTGCACTGGGCTGTGCTCAGCTTTTCCCCAGGGAAGGAGGTCTGGAGCAGAAGGTCTCAGGGTGGGGGTTGGATCAGGGGTGCCTACAGCAGCCGGGGGAGGAGGCCGGGCTCAGAGGGAAAGGCAGGCTGAGGCAATGCTGCCATCTCCTGGTCTCACCTGCCTGGCTCAGCCCCACTGCCAGCTTGCCGAGCCCAGAGCCCACCTGGAGACCCTCTGCTGTAACTCTGGGCTTTGGAGATGTCCACAGAGACACTGACCTGTCCTTTAGAGGCCAGTGCCACTAACAGGAGTATGGCCTGAGCCACTTTGTCAGCAGTGTCCCTTTTCCCCTGCAGAACTAAGTCAGGCTTGCTCCCTCACCAGCCATACCTTCTGCCTCACAGGTCTGGAGTCCGGATTTTGTACCATCCCTCGTGTCCCTCGTTTGGAAAAGGCCCAAGAGAGCACCTGTCCCGGGGAGGACGAGCTGGATCGCTCCGACTCCCTGCTGTCCTTCCGCCTCGACCTGGGGCCCTCCCTGATGAGCGAGCTCCTCCAGGTGATGAGCTTCTCTGAAACCAATGGCAACGAGGTGGGGGAGGATGGCCCACACCTCCTGTGTGAAGAGGGGACCAAGGACAGGgtccctccagcagtgcctgcatCCCATGAAGAGGACAAGGCAGCATCCAGCTTCTGGGACCACTCCAGGCAGAGCAACGCGTCAGGGGCCAGCTCACTGCCAGGCCTGTCGGTCCATGCCAACGGAGAGGCACGTGCCATCGAAGGCGCTGGAGCGAACTCTGTCTGGGCTTCGGGGCCAGGGCCAGTGTCCACAGGGTCCCCGTGGCAAGGCCACTGGAACGACTGCACCATTGAGGCTGGAGAATTTGACCGAGCAGCCCAGGTCCTGGCCCGCCATTACGGTGGGACCAGCACCCCGCGGAGCCCGGAGAAGGGTGAGGGTCCCCGGCAGGCCCGGACACAGACCCCGtgggagagccccagcagcagcctgtgggGGTCACGAGTGACAAGGGAGAGCCGCTCCCCCGAGGCCAGCTGGAaccaaggagaggaggaggaggaggagaccaaGCTCTCCAGCCTGCAGGAAAGCCACagcggtgcccgagggggccgcagCAATTCCTTCGAGTATGCCGATGCGGAGGAGGAAGAGGACGATGAAGTCAAGGTGTGAACAGCCATCCCGCCCATCACAGGCCCCAGCAGAGATACTGGTGCCAGCGTCTTTGCCCTCCTCCCTGTGCCCCACCCGCTGGTGCTGGTGTCACCAGCAGGCCCAGTGGGTGACCTCCTTGCCAGGTGGGGGCACTGGGCAGGCCGGGGAGGGCAGGAGGAGAGCCCATCTCCTGgggggctccctggggctgggccagTGGGCTCCACAGAGCCAGGCATGGCACCCCTACTCCAGCCTCACGGCCCTTAGACATCAAAGGAACAGCCCCATATGCCAAAGGAACCCTGAATCCTTCCTACCCCATCCCATTCTCCCCAGCACCCCCTCTCTCAAGCCCCAACCTGGCTCCACCAGCATGTCTGGGGACATACTTCATCCTTCCACTGATGTTCCCAGCCCTCCTCTGCAATGGCACGCGTGCCTCCCCAGAGGTATTCCCAATGATGGCTCTGGGAAGAAGGGGATGGCGTTTCCCCAGCTCCAGCTGGTGCAAGACCCTTCAGAACAGCCCATCTATCAACAGGGAAAGGTCAGCTGGGGTCCCAAGGGACAGGCAAACCCCACAGAGCTGAGCTTTCTCTTTTCCCCTGCctccctcaaaaagctgtgtgCTCGGTGTTCAGGAGGTGAGAGCATGCACAGAAATAATCAGGAAAGTTTCCacttgcctcctgctgctgggcatCGCTTAGGACAGCTTCCTTCCTTACCCCCACTCCCCTCAGCAATTGAGAGGAGAGAAACTTTTTGGCTGACTAGTGGCAAAGGCAGGTTGTCAGGTCACCAAATTCTGCAGTTCAGGCCCTAAATATCCCTTCTTTTCCCCCTGCCTCAGAACAAGGAGACTCCTCTCCAGCCACTTGGTTTGTGCCACCATCctcgtggtggtggtggcacagtTTGTGTCTCCATCCTGTCCCCTGCTCATTCCCCACACACACCCCTCTTTGCAGCACACCCTCCCCAAGGGTGGCGTGGAGCATGGCTGCTGTCCCCTGCCGGGTGGCCCTGGGTGACACAGCTGCCCTGGAATGAGCTGTCCCCACGCTGGCCCGCGTGCAGATTGGCCCTCACAGAAGCGCCTTTGTGCCACGGTGTGGAGCCAACATGCTCGGGGGCTGAGGTCACTGGGGGGACCCTCACAGGACCCCCCTTGTTCTCTGGGACAGCGGGGCGTGTGCAGTGGGAGGAGATGCTGGGCCATGGCTGCAGGACTCTGCTCCCACGCATCTCTCCTGCCACCCGGCTGCTTTTGCCAGGAAGCTCTTCAGAGCAGGATAAAGAGCTTCAGGATGCACGTGCAAGTGCCACTTGCAGCCAGGCCACCAAGGTTAAGGACAAGCCCATGTGCCCCAGCCTCCCCAAGGGGCTGCCTCATGCCAGCCACCAGCAGCAAACCAGGGCAGGCACCAGCTTCAGGAAGTCCCCAGGTCTGGCCACTGGCAGCCAGCAGGATCAGCCTTATTCTCCCATGCACCTTCCAGGGTGGGGACCTGGGCTCTCAGGATGAGCTCCCCTCTGCCCTCTGCTTCCCAGACCATAACACAAGACCAAAGATCCATATCTGTGGAATTATCCTTTCTGCCTCCCCTCTGTATCCCATGCACTTATTATTGACCTTATTAAAACAGTTTTGATACTAACCTCTGGTGCATCCCCTTGGCTGCTGTGACCTTATTGTCTTCCTTGCCATGTCTGCTGGAGCCCCAGCCACCAATCTTTGGCAGTGAGGAAGTGGAGAGGGAGGGCAAGGACACTGCCACCTTGCCTTGGACCAGGCTCCCTGTAAGATGCTCTTCTACTCTGCTCTCCTCCCACCCAGCCTGAAGTGTCCCAATGTTTGCTGTCACACATCAGTCTCACTTTTGAGTTGGCAAGGAACTTTAGAGTTAGAGCAGCACATGTAATAATTGGGACTAATTGCCTGTAGTCCTGTGCTAGGAGGCCAAATTCCCACTGCCTCATTTTTGATGAGTAGGATCTGCTGTGGAAATGTCAGAGTAATGGCTAACCTGACTGGAATGTGCCAGCAGATAAGTGAGGTGAGGTAGAAGGGAAAGTTGAAGACAATCCCTTATCTATGGCAGGAATGTTGGCTGGGGGCATACCTGTGCTGTCATCCCCATGCCACCTTTTAATGATGCACTTTTGTAGCACCAAATGCCACATCAAATGCCACTTCATTTACATTTATGCCTTCCTTCCCAATTCACCATCCCCCCTTCCCAAAAGCTTGGCTGCAGGAAGTAATGGAGCTTTGTGAAAAGATTACACATCCGTTTCCCCAGCAATCATATGGTGTCCTCATCCTGGACCCCACCTACAGCCTGCTTTGGCCTACCTACCATCCCTTCAAGCCCACAGCCTGTTCTGACGTGGAAGGTACCTGGCATTATCCCACAATGGCTTCTTTCCTATTGGTGGGAGAACCTTGGGCTTGGTCACTGGCTTGCACAGAGACACAGAGCTCTCACAGAAGAccaagcagctggagcagccagaCTTCCACTGGCTGGGTTTTATTAGAGCCAGGAAGCAGTGCCCATCAGGTGAGCTTGAAGGAGATGATCTTCAGTCCCCCCACGATGCTTACGTAGCTGATGTTGCGGTGGCCGTGCCGGTTGGGGAAGCACACCTCATGGCCATCGGGCAGCTTCACACGGAACTTGTCCGACAGCATTTCAATGAAGaactggggaaaaaagagaaagaagggcaGGAATTGGGAGCAAAGAGGGTATTCAGACGTCAGCTTTTAGGCAAAAGGCCTGACTACATAAGAGGGTCAGACCTGTCCACTACAACCTTAAGCAAGGTGCTGGGAGTTGAGGTGAGGGTGATTCAGGAAATGAGCAGTTGATATCAAGGGTCTAAGCAGGAATACAGACTATGACTGGGGAGAGGATCTCTCCCAAGGCTGTTTCAGCTACTCAGAATGTAAACTCCCAGCAGCTAAACCCAGGTATGCCTTTACATGTATTCACAGAGCATATGGAAGGTGTACAACCACTGTTGTGAATAAACCTGACCCCCCAATgccctcagcaggtcaccaggACTCAGAAAAAGGAGCTTTGCTGATAAACATGCACAAGCAGACAGGACAAGAATGCATCACTGGTCATTCAAAACTAAAGGCAATGTTCCCCAAAGCCGTCACCTCACTACCCCTTCCCCAAGAGCCGGTTCTGTCTAAAGAAACAAGCTTTCTCTCCACAGATATAGGAACTGGACTACTTCTAAATGCAGTCCTGTTAATCCTAAATTGACTACTCCTAAATGCAGCCCTGTTAGTGATTTGGGACATCAGATAAGGTGAGGCAGCAACTAGgacagcatccctggcaggaagagagaaaggacagATTGGCAGCATGGATCCAGGAGTAATTAGGACAGAAGAGTTCAGCGAGAGGCTTTTGGACATTGCTCCAAACTCGAGGTTGCCTTAAAGTCTGTGTTTACATaggaaggagggagagaaataAGGTAAACAGCAGCAAACTCTTTCTCTGCTTCTTGGAGACTCCCTTTACTTTCGTACATGCCCCAGGTACACTCCCCTGCTGAGCAGACAGAGGGGCCAGGAAGCACTTACAAAGTGTGAGACAGACAGGGCTCACTTAAAATTCCCAGAAACATGGCAATTTTGAAAGAGGAGTGGAAACGGCAATCAGGACCAAAAACCCAGAAGAGGGGCCATGGTGAGGGAGCAGGAGGTATTGGGTGGAACCGGGAAAACTATGGTATGGGAATCTGCTAACCAGGGGCTTCCCCTCACACCCTATCAGCCCAAACACACCCCACATACCCCCTGACACCATGCTGGCACCCTCACCTTGACAGTGCAGCCCCTGAAGAAAGGGAGGTGGCGATCACGGAGTTCCGCCTGCCAGGAATCGGAGCACTTGGAGTTGCAGACGATGACAGACTCGTTGAAGCGGGGATTGAAGTGAAATGCCAGATCTCTTGAGCTGCAGCCAAGATtgatgctgaagctgtaaagGAGCATGAGGAAAATCATATGCATGGACAGGAGAGGGTCTTGGAAGACTTGAGATCCAACACGCATCTCTGCACCCAGTTCCTCCATCAGTGTTGCAGGTGGCACAACAATGTGCTATTTTGTATCTGGCAACCTTGGAAAACCACCTTCCTCTATAGCCCACCTTCCACCCCGGCATGGCAAGGTGGTTTCTTTGTACTTACCCAACAGTATCAGCAGATATTTTGCCCTTCACCTTCAGGGTGTTCCCAGGCTTCATATTCAGGTTTAAGATTTCAATATTTCcctaagggagagaaaaatagtCTGTGGGGCTCCTTCAGCCATTCCTCCTGACTTGGCACTACCATTTAGAGGGTGCTGCTTGGAGGCATCCCAGCCAGGAGAACATAAATTGCTCTCAGCTGGTGCTCCTCTCATGACAAAACCCTCCACACTGCAAGTCCTGCATGAACTTCTCATTCAGTGAGAGAAGAGTGGGCTGAGTGAAACCCGCAAGAGAGAAGAGACATCCAAGGGAGAGGAAGTGAAACCTGGCTTGTCCTCAGCAGAATGAAGAGAAAGCAGGACAGCGGAGATACAAAGAGCAGAGGGGCACTGTCCAAGGTTTGGTGGAAAGCCAATGCTGCCCAAGAAATGCAAGTGGTGAGAGTGGCTATGACTCGCCAGTCTCACTCAGCCTTGCTGAGCTGAGGACCCTGGGtgacagaggacaggagcagcagcCCTTACAGGCATTTTCCTCAGAGGGCAGAGTAACCAGGCAGGGAGACACCAGCAGTTTAGCTCAGAAATGCTTTGCACATAGGACCTTATGGCTCTGAACTTCCCAAGGCTTACACATTAACATGACTCCTGCTTCTAAAAAGCTCCAACAGCTGCTATTAAGCCAGAAGGCTTTgatcccaggaaaaaaaactcCATATGTACACTTCTTACTAGGGATTCCAGCAAATAAAACAAATCCCAGCCTCCTTGGTGGGGTCCCAGGGGAAGGACTATGACACAGAGCCCTTAGGGGTGCTACTTTAGACATGAGATAGGACAAGCATCTTCCCAGCTGGCCAGGGAAGTGTGACCACCATGTTCCCTTCTTTCCTGTGTGTAACAGCTCACCCAAAAGAACATCCCAGCTCCTTCCTTTTGTGGCAAGGGGCAGCTCCGAAATCCATACCAGCAGACAAAAATGGTCTCCACCATCCTTCCCCACAGTGCTCCAAGGAAGGGCTCAAAGGGGCTTGGAGGAGAGGACAACCAACACATCCCCTCTAGATGGCTTGAGTTACGGAGCGTCCTTTGCAGGAGTGAAAGAGTGgcatcccagctccttcccttctTGTGGCTCTAGATTCAGCTGTGTGGATTGCAGTACCCATATGTGGCAGCTCTCTGCAACCTCccatccaagccccatccaaaccCAAACCTTTTAGCCTGAGGAGCCACACACCAAGCCACATCAGGTTCAATAGTCCCATCCTCCCTAATCCTTAGATATAGGAATGTTGTCCTCACAGGAGACTATCATCCCTGCTGTATTCTTCCCAGGTAAGAGCTCAGCAGACAGTGCCCCTGCTTTGCAAGACTCCAAAAGTCAAGTGGAAAAAGGAGACGGAGGAGGGGGTCAAGGCTTGAGAGACCAGTCATCCCTCAGTCCCTCTCCCAAGCCCTACAGAGAGCAGCtgagtgctcctgctgctgcacagaCAGCTGGTAGACAGCTTCTACCATTTCCTAAAACATTCTGAAGAAAGGATAAGTGCTGATAAGCACTCCTTCCCTGGAGTGTTTCCCACAAGCAAGGGGTCATAAACTCCAGCAGGCTTGGGAAATTTGTTTACTGCGGAGGACCTGAAACTGTTGGTGAAACTTCCAGGGCTGATCATGGAACCAGCAGGAACCAGTGCTGGGGATGGTGTTTTCTGACATTGGGTCTCTTTCCCACCACACTGCTGTGTCCACACCTTCCTATCaactgctgccctgcagccatcccagggATAATACAGAGCCCAGGGTCCCCTTCTCAAATATTGGAGCAAAACTGAATGACTGGCTAAATTGCACAGTAACTTGCTTTTTCTCTGGGGAGTAAGGATTTGCTGTCTGAACAGTACCCTGGGTATTCCAGTCTTAGTAAATATACCCATGAGAAGGGGGTCTTCTACAGACTTAGGCAAAAGCAAACAAGCAGTAATTGCTTATTTTCATTAAGTATAAACATATTAAACCAAGGCATATCTTTCCAACACAGTTTACAAATGTCATACTTGTTAACCTTCATTACTTGGTTAAATTTGTAAACAAAACTTAGAGATACATACACAAATTAAAACCACCAGAACATAGTACACAGAAAAGCTAAAATCTGCTGTGGGTGCCTAA of the Melospiza melodia melodia isolate bMelMel2 chromosome 4, bMelMel2.pri, whole genome shotgun sequence genome contains:
- the LGALS2 gene encoding galectin-2 isoform X1, giving the protein MEELGAEMRVGSQVFQDPLLSMHMIFLMLLYSFSINLGCSSRDLAFHFNPRFNESVIVCNSKCSDSWQAELRDRHLPFFRGCTVKFFIEMLSDKFRVKLPDGHEVCFPNRHGHRNISYVSIVGGLKIISFKLT
- the LGALS2 gene encoding galectin-2 isoform X2; protein product: MEGNIEILNLNMKPGNTLKVKGKISADTVGFSINLGCSSRDLAFHFNPRFNESVIVCNSKCSDSWQAELRDRHLPFFRGCTVKFFIEMLSDKFRVKLPDGHEVCFPNRHGHRNISYVSIVGGLKIISFKLT
- the CDC42EP1 gene encoding cdc42 effector protein 1 gives rise to the protein MSLGKLPVLSWVSGSHGKRRLKSELTPDMISPPLGDFRHTMHVGRGGDVFGDTSFLSNHGGADAAKPNSFLARTLRHVRRSPLKRRGSGGQVGASPAPPAVSPIIKNAVSLPQLNEAMYDGDSTSRGLTSKFSFKSTSNSFSKTHQAYGLESGFCTIPRVPRLEKAQESTCPGEDELDRSDSLLSFRLDLGPSLMSELLQVMSFSETNGNEVGEDGPHLLCEEGTKDRVPPAVPASHEEDKAASSFWDHSRQSNASGASSLPGLSVHANGEARAIEGAGANSVWASGPGPVSTGSPWQGHWNDCTIEAGEFDRAAQVLARHYGGTSTPRSPEKGEGPRQARTQTPWESPSSSLWGSRVTRESRSPEASWNQGEEEEEETKLSSLQESHSGARGGRSNSFEYADAEEEEDDEVKV